In Campylobacter sp. VBCF_01 NA2, one DNA window encodes the following:
- a CDS encoding SLC13 family permease, with the protein MPDQIKVRGHNFPDLEPQNSEEVAEVAQLTDVDSFPKRGIIIAIVAALIAFALYNVLPFEPNVKKGLALLAFIAIMWLTEAVHITITALMVPVLAVAIGIGKFGKDGEFTALTLKNALANFANPTIFTFFGGFALATALHMQKLDKKIATWLIQKAGGRLGVAAILICITTALLSMWVSNTATAAMMLPLALGICANLDAKKKEDRGTIVFLLLGIAYSASIGGLGTIVGSPPNIIAAEALGWNFADWMKVGLPVMLLMLPLMLVVLYLVFRPNLNHKVEIELEEIPWNNKRILTVIVFVITAFAWIFSKDISKVIGFKIDDSYVAVCAAIAVVMLGLAKWHDVAENTEWGVLMLFGGGLTLSAVLGMSGASGVLGNLVADTFKDAPVYLVLLVTAVFIICLTEFTSNTASAALLVPVFAGVAAHMGLPKETLTIVIGIGASCAFVMPVATPPNALVFGTGMIKQMDMIKAGAYLAFAGAVIVSLYVYLFFA; encoded by the coding sequence ATGCCTGATCAAATCAAGGTGCGTGGGCACAACTTCCCAGACCTAGAACCGCAAAACTCGGAAGAAGTTGCGGAAGTAGCGCAACTAACCGATGTTGATTCGTTTCCGAAGCGTGGCATTATCATTGCGATAGTAGCGGCGTTGATTGCATTTGCGCTTTACAATGTCTTGCCGTTCGAGCCAAATGTCAAAAAGGGCTTGGCGCTTTTGGCATTTATCGCGATTATGTGGCTTACAGAGGCCGTGCATATCACGATTACAGCGCTTATGGTGCCAGTTTTGGCTGTGGCGATTGGGATTGGTAAATTTGGCAAAGACGGCGAATTTACGGCTTTGACGCTAAAAAACGCCTTGGCAAATTTCGCAAACCCTACGATTTTTACATTTTTTGGTGGATTTGCCCTAGCTACGGCACTTCACATGCAAAAACTCGACAAAAAAATCGCAACCTGGCTTATCCAAAAAGCCGGCGGACGCCTTGGCGTGGCTGCGATTTTGATATGTATCACGACTGCGCTTTTATCAATGTGGGTTTCAAACACCGCAACCGCTGCGATGATGTTACCGCTTGCGCTTGGAATTTGCGCGAATTTAGACGCAAAGAAAAAAGAAGATCGTGGCACAATCGTCTTTTTACTCTTAGGAATTGCCTATTCAGCTAGTATCGGAGGACTTGGCACGATTGTTGGCTCACCGCCAAACATCATCGCAGCTGAGGCTTTGGGCTGGAATTTCGCTGATTGGATGAAGGTGGGACTTCCAGTAATGCTTTTAATGCTTCCATTAATGTTAGTGGTGCTATATTTGGTATTCCGCCCAAATTTAAATCACAAAGTAGAGATTGAGCTCGAAGAAATTCCATGGAACAACAAGCGCATACTTACCGTCATAGTTTTCGTAATTACTGCGTTTGCGTGGATTTTCTCAAAAGACATTAGCAAGGTAATCGGCTTTAAAATCGACGACTCTTATGTCGCTGTGTGCGCTGCAATCGCTGTGGTAATGCTAGGCCTTGCTAAATGGCACGATGTGGCAGAAAACACAGAGTGGGGTGTTTTAATGCTATTTGGTGGCGGTTTAACGCTAAGTGCGGTGCTAGGCATGTCAGGAGCCTCTGGCGTGCTAGGAAACCTAGTAGCTGATACCTTCAAAGACGCGCCTGTGTATTTGGTATTGCTTGTAACTGCTGTATTTATCATCTGCCTTACAGAATTTACTAGTAACACTGCCTCGGCTGCGCTTTTGGTACCTGTATTTGCGGGCGTAGCAGCTCACATGGGCTTGCCGAAAGAAACACTTACAATCGTAATTGGTATCGGCGCAAGTTGTGCGTTTGTAATGCCAGTAGCGACTCCGCCAAATGCCCTAGTTTTTGGCACTGGCATGATTAAACAAATGGATATGATTAAAGCAGGTGCTTACCTAGCCTTTGCTGGTGCGGTGATAGTATCGCTTTATGTTTATCTATTTTTTGCATAA
- the ilvD gene encoding dihydroxy-acid dehydratase, with translation MRSDIVKKGYTRTPHRSLFRATGLKDEDFDKPFIGVANSFIECIPGHFYLNEYAKIVKDEIRKNGCVPFEFNTIGVDDGIAMGHSGMLYSLPSREIIANSIETVMNAHKLDALLCIPNCDKIVPGMIMGALRVNVPTIFASGGPMAAGKGLSGEQIDLNTAFEAVGAYETGKISEEQLKAIECAACPGGGSCSGMFTANSMNTLCEALGIALKGNGTILALTPEREELLRTAARRICEIALDERFKIRNLINEKSIRNAMVMDMAMGGSSNTILHMLAISREAGAPLDIAELNEISRSVPHIAKVSPSLPGVHMQDVQKAGGLGAIMKEISKFDSSLLDLNLLTISGESLGERIQNDDIKDENIIHTVANAYSKRGGLAILFGNLAEQGCVIKAAGIIGERKFSGKAICFNSQDEAIEGISGGKVQKGNVVVIRYEGPRGGPGMQEMLSPTSLIVGRGLGADVALITDGRFSGATRGLSIGHVSPEAAEGGMIGLLKDGDIIDIDVDNFSINVRLSDTQIAARRAAWKYEGKKVEGKWLRQYQKLVTNASSGAILEA, from the coding sequence ATGAGAAGCGATATCGTTAAAAAGGGCTACACACGCACACCGCACCGCTCACTTTTTCGCGCGACAGGATTAAAGGACGAGGACTTTGATAAGCCGTTTATCGGCGTGGCAAACAGCTTTATCGAGTGTATTCCGGGGCATTTTTATCTCAACGAATATGCCAAAATCGTAAAAGACGAAATTCGTAAAAATGGCTGTGTGCCGTTTGAATTTAATACAATCGGCGTCGATGACGGTATCGCAATGGGACATAGCGGAATGCTCTACTCGCTACCAAGTCGCGAAATCATCGCAAATTCGATAGAAACCGTGATGAACGCTCACAAACTCGACGCTCTTCTATGCATACCAAACTGCGATAAAATCGTGCCCGGTATGATAATGGGAGCACTAAGAGTAAATGTGCCTACGATTTTCGCTAGTGGTGGTCCAATGGCCGCTGGCAAGGGGCTAAGTGGCGAACAAATCGATTTAAATACCGCATTTGAGGCTGTTGGCGCGTATGAGACTGGCAAGATTAGCGAAGAGCAGTTAAAAGCTATCGAGTGCGCGGCATGTCCTGGTGGGGGAAGTTGCTCTGGTATGTTTACTGCAAACTCAATGAATACCCTATGCGAAGCTCTTGGAATCGCGCTTAAAGGCAACGGAACGATTCTAGCCCTTACGCCTGAGCGCGAGGAATTATTACGCACGGCTGCTAGGAGAATTTGCGAAATTGCGCTTGATGAGAGATTTAAAATCCGAAATTTAATCAACGAAAAATCGATCCGCAACGCCATGGTTATGGATATGGCAATGGGCGGTAGCTCAAATACGATTTTGCACATGCTAGCAATCTCGCGCGAAGCGGGCGCGCCACTTGATATCGCGGAATTAAACGAAATTTCGCGCAGTGTGCCTCACATAGCCAAAGTCAGCCCAAGCCTACCAGGAGTTCATATGCAAGATGTGCAAAAAGCAGGCGGACTAGGTGCTATAATGAAGGAAATAAGCAAATTTGATAGCTCTTTGCTTGATTTAAATTTACTCACAATCAGTGGCGAAAGCCTAGGTGAGCGTATCCAAAACGACGATATCAAGGACGAAAACATAATCCACACCGTAGCAAACGCATATTCTAAGCGTGGCGGACTTGCGATTTTGTTTGGAAATTTGGCCGAGCAAGGTTGCGTTATAAAAGCAGCTGGAATCATCGGCGAGCGCAAATTTAGTGGCAAAGCGATTTGCTTTAACAGCCAAGACGAGGCAATCGAGGGGATTTCGGGCGGAAAAGTGCAAAAAGGAAATGTAGTCGTCATACGCTACGAGGGCCCAAGAGGAGGGCCTGGTATGCAAGAAATGCTAAGCCCAACTAGCCTAATCGTAGGCCGTGGCCTTGGCGCAGATGTCGCGCTCATCACAGACGGGCGTTTTAGCGGTGCTACAAGAGGGCTAAGTATCGGTCATGTAAGCCCAGAAGCAGCCGAGGGCGGTATGATAGGACTACTCAAAGACGGCGATATAATCGATATCGATGTGGATAATTTCAGCATTAATGTCCGTCTAAGCGACACCCAAATCGCCGCTCGCCGTGCCGCATGGAAATACGAGGGCAAAAAAGTAGAGGGCAAATGGCTTCGCCAATACCAAAAACTAGTAACCAACGCCAGCAGTGGCGCGATACTAGAAGCGTAG
- a CDS encoding D-2-hydroxyacid dehydrogenase produces MKPKIVLLDADTLGSDANFSEFEALGELVTYPKTKAEQTIERLAGADIVITNKVLITKEVLEKTNLKLICVSATGTNNIDSEAAAAHGVPVKNVAGYSTKSVSQQAFATLLALLNDVRYYAEYGEKKWCESEIFTHLNAPIDQISGKNFGIIGLGEIGREVGRIAKAFGANVCYYSTSGAHDDAEFKRVDLETMLKECDIISVHAPLNEKTKGLIGKDEIAKMKKGAVFMNFGRGGIADESALAWAIDEMGLRVGLDVVEKEPINADNPLLGVKNKANLILTPHIAWASVEARKLLISKIAGNIKEFLNA; encoded by the coding sequence ATGAAACCAAAAATTGTTTTACTTGACGCTGATACACTAGGAAGCGACGCAAATTTCAGCGAATTTGAGGCCTTGGGCGAGCTTGTAACATACCCAAAAACCAAGGCTGAGCAGACAATCGAGCGTTTAGCGGGCGCTGATATCGTCATCACTAACAAGGTTTTAATCACAAAAGAGGTGCTCGAAAAGACAAATTTAAAGCTAATTTGCGTAAGCGCAACCGGCACGAACAATATCGACTCCGAAGCGGCCGCAGCGCATGGTGTGCCTGTGAAAAATGTCGCTGGGTATTCGACCAAAAGTGTATCGCAACAAGCCTTTGCTACGCTTCTAGCGCTTTTAAACGATGTGAGATACTACGCCGAATACGGCGAGAAAAAATGGTGTGAGAGTGAAATTTTCACACATTTAAACGCGCCAATTGATCAAATTTCTGGCAAGAATTTCGGCATAATCGGCCTTGGCGAAATCGGTCGTGAAGTAGGGCGCATAGCAAAAGCCTTTGGCGCAAATGTCTGCTACTACTCTACGAGCGGGGCGCACGATGACGCTGAGTTTAAAAGGGTGGATTTGGAAACTATGCTTAAAGAGTGCGATATCATCTCGGTTCATGCGCCATTAAACGAAAAAACAAAAGGTCTAATCGGCAAAGATGAAATCGCTAAAATGAAAAAGGGCGCTGTGTTTATGAACTTTGGTCGTGGTGGAATCGCCGATGAGAGTGCATTGGCATGGGCTATCGATGAAATGGGACTTCGCGTGGGTCTAGATGTGGTCGAAAAAGAGCCGATTAACGCTGATAATCCGCTTCTTGGCGTGAAAAACAAGGCAAATCTAATCCTTACTCCGCACATTGCGTGGGCGAGCGTGGAAGCGCGCAAACTGCTAATCTCCAAAATCGCAGGAAATATTAAAGAATTTTTAAATGCGTAA
- a CDS encoding glutathionylspermidine synthase family protein gives MKLKKLTPLSNEFLEKLGFSWHTDADLSAYIADEVVSVSAEEANAYYEVANELYDMFIAAAQYVIDNDLFHELGIPFNLVEIIKMSWENDVHWHLYGRFDFAGGLDGEPIKLLEFNADTPTAVFETAIIQWALLKENGLDEMAQFNELFAAISDNFKRLVVLGGELEEFDKFYEGWKILFSSVAGSDEDEKTIRLLQTAADEAGFKTAFAYAHEVEFDDEKGVFFGGENYEYWCKLIPWEAIAIEEGELALILKNIMKNQKAIILNPAYTLLFQSKGIMKILWDLYPNHPLLLESACEPLIGKKMVKKPFFGREGANVSIFDEDGKKIKEKGGEYANQNFLYQEFANLNTDKNGVKYQAGVFYAFEGCALGFRKGADIIDNYSKFVGHYIEGVE, from the coding sequence ATGAAACTCAAAAAACTAACCCCACTAAGCAATGAATTTTTAGAAAAACTTGGCTTTTCGTGGCACACTGACGCGGATTTATCAGCATACATAGCAGATGAGGTCGTAAGCGTGAGCGCAGAGGAGGCAAACGCCTACTACGAGGTGGCAAACGAGCTGTATGATATGTTTATCGCAGCGGCGCAGTATGTGATAGATAATGACCTTTTCCACGAGCTTGGAATTCCCTTTAATCTAGTAGAAATTATCAAAATGAGCTGGGAAAATGATGTGCATTGGCACCTTTATGGCAGGTTTGATTTCGCTGGCGGATTAGACGGCGAGCCGATAAAACTGCTCGAATTTAACGCCGATACCCCAACGGCTGTGTTTGAAACAGCGATTATCCAGTGGGCGTTGCTTAAAGAAAATGGACTTGATGAAATGGCGCAGTTTAACGAGCTTTTCGCCGCGATTAGCGATAATTTCAAACGCCTTGTCGTTTTGGGCGGAGAGTTGGAGGAATTTGATAAATTTTACGAGGGGTGGAAAATTTTGTTTAGCTCGGTCGCTGGAAGCGATGAGGACGAAAAAACAATCAGGCTTTTGCAAACAGCTGCCGATGAAGCGGGCTTTAAGACAGCCTTCGCATACGCGCACGAGGTCGAGTTTGACGACGAGAAAGGGGTATTTTTTGGTGGCGAAAATTACGAGTATTGGTGCAAACTAATCCCGTGGGAGGCGATTGCTATCGAGGAGGGCGAGCTAGCCTTGATACTAAAAAACATAATGAAAAACCAAAAAGCAATTATCCTAAACCCCGCATACACGCTACTTTTCCAAAGCAAGGGAATAATGAAAATTTTATGGGATTTATACCCAAATCACCCGCTTTTGCTAGAAAGCGCGTGCGAGCCACTAATCGGCAAAAAAATGGTCAAAAAGCCGTTTTTTGGGCGCGAGGGGGCAAATGTGAGTATTTTTGACGAAGATGGTAAAAAAATCAAAGAAAAAGGTGGCGAATACGCAAATCAAAATTTTTTATACCAAGAATTTGCAAATCTAAACACTGATAAAAACGGCGTAAAATACCAAGCTGGGGTATTTTACGCCTTTGAAGGCTGTGCGCTTGGATTTAGGAAGGGCGCAGATATCATCGACAACTATTCTAAATTTGTCGGTCACTACATCGAAGGGGTGGAGTAA
- a CDS encoding UPF0323 family lipoprotein has protein sequence MKIRKIASYAIVGGFGLILSGALAGCERENTGSELRIQEGALVRIEEVAPGKYKILEEFPSEKTQIILKSLDGSERILSEAETNALLAEENAKIDAGTSNLTNQNAEISSGGYSLGEAILASAAGAIIGSWIGSKLFGSPAYQAHRQTAFKNPSAYSRSVNSFKEARANNAKAKSGKSGFFGSKSSGASAPTKSGGSAFGG, from the coding sequence ATGAAAATTAGAAAAATTGCAAGTTATGCGATTGTGGGCGGTTTCGGACTGATTTTATCTGGTGCTTTGGCAGGCTGCGAGCGCGAAAATACAGGCTCGGAGCTTCGTATCCAAGAGGGCGCGCTAGTTAGAATCGAGGAAGTAGCGCCCGGAAAATATAAAATTTTAGAGGAATTTCCTAGCGAAAAAACGCAAATTATCTTAAAAAGTTTGGACGGAAGCGAGAGAATTTTAAGCGAGGCTGAGACAAACGCGCTTTTGGCTGAGGAAAACGCCAAAATCGACGCTGGCACTTCAAATTTAACCAATCAAAACGCCGAAATTTCTAGTGGCGGATACAGCCTTGGCGAGGCGATTTTAGCAAGCGCAGCAGGCGCAATCATCGGCTCATGGATAGGCTCGAAACTCTTTGGCTCACCAGCGTATCAAGCGCACAGACAAACAGCCTTTAAAAACCCTAGCGCGTATTCAAGGAGCGTAAATAGCTTCAAAGAGGCTAGGGCAAATAACGCCAAAGCAAAAAGTGGCAAAAGCGGGTTTTTCGGCTCAAAATCAAGCGGAGCAAGCGCGCCCACAAAAAGTGGCGGTAGTGCATTTGGTGGCTAA
- a CDS encoding DNA-binding protein, producing MREVSISEASEILGVSKEAIYNRIRRNSIRTTEINGVKYVVLEDENDEISNSSAQGASAKARPSKPAPQNSNQNFIDYLIKEIAELKEQIQTLQNDKDKLYREKEEILISSKEEIKLMYKERDEKLGYFLSFFEKPLIGESVREKKPYDVEVKEQIFDENEWLSLAKFIKSLDLGRKKRMKAQSLIIENIGANELIRVIGDELLVHKSLDIKNLKGKK from the coding sequence ATGAGAGAGGTTTCTATAAGCGAAGCGTCCGAAATTTTGGGTGTTTCAAAAGAGGCGATTTACAATAGAATCAGGCGAAATTCTATTCGCACGACAGAGATTAATGGCGTAAAATATGTCGTTTTAGAAGACGAAAACGATGAAATTTCAAATTCTAGCGCGCAAGGAGCTAGCGCAAAAGCGCGCCCCTCAAAACCTGCCCCGCAAAATTCGAACCAAAATTTTATTGATTATTTAATCAAAGAAATCGCCGAGCTAAAAGAACAAATCCAAACCTTACAAAATGATAAAGACAAACTTTACCGCGAAAAAGAGGAAATTTTAATCTCATCAAAAGAAGAAATCAAGCTCATGTATAAAGAGCGAGATGAGAAGCTAGGGTATTTTCTCTCGTTTTTTGAAAAGCCCCTAATCGGCGAGAGTGTGCGCGAAAAAAAGCCATACGATGTCGAGGTAAAAGAGCAAATTTTCGATGAAAACGAGTGGCTAAGCCTAGCGAAATTTATCAAAAGCCTAGATTTAGGGCGCAAAAAACGGATGAAAGCCCAAAGTCTAATCATCGAAAATATCGGCGCAAACGAGCTAATCAGGGTCATTGGCGATGAGCTTTTGGTGCATAAGAGTTTAGATATCAAAAATTTAAAAGGAAAAAAATGA
- the ccoG gene encoding cytochrome c oxidase accessory protein CcoG produces the protein MESKISKFRQKRYFFYAIASLWLFIMPWLQIGGKHLFLISFEKKEIHLFFNTFSTQEFFLMPFLIIFFFISIFFLTTLGGRVWCGWACPQTIFRVIYRDLICTKILKIRGSITNKQKGEKGGAKGIIAVALFAIVALIAASNLLWFFVPPQSFFAYLGEASEHKLLFGIVLGFAAFLTFDITFLGENFCVFICPYARIQSTMLDEDSLGVIYDDIRGGAVYDEHKNLISNKPANGDCTGCQACVRICPTHIDIRKGMQLECINCLECADACSNTMSKLGKAPLINWTSLNAQKSQSKVKFMRFRTIGYIGVLAAALIGLVVMSGTKESMLLNINRNTQLYKIDFDDNGEKIVKNSYTFLFENTHSEPHSFFFSVDNENISISRPDEPVKVSPGKKAKIIVSLTSKANLSLENEHDNVVLPLIIKAYAVDDEKISVTRESVFVYPQQKFIDRKD, from the coding sequence ATGGAGAGTAAAATCTCGAAATTCAGGCAGAAGCGCTACTTTTTTTACGCTATCGCTTCGCTGTGGCTTTTCATCATGCCGTGGCTTCAAATAGGTGGCAAACACCTGTTTTTAATCAGTTTTGAAAAAAAAGAAATTCACCTTTTTTTCAACACCTTCTCGACGCAAGAATTTTTCTTAATGCCGTTTTTGATAATATTCTTTTTCATTTCGATATTTTTCCTAACCACGCTCGGCGGGCGCGTGTGGTGTGGCTGGGCCTGTCCGCAAACGATTTTTCGCGTGATTTATAGAGATTTAATCTGCACTAAAATTCTTAAAATTCGTGGCTCTATCACAAACAAACAAAAGGGCGAAAAAGGCGGCGCAAAGGGTATTATCGCGGTTGCGCTTTTTGCCATTGTTGCGCTGATTGCAGCCTCAAATTTGCTCTGGTTTTTCGTGCCACCACAAAGCTTTTTTGCCTATCTAGGCGAGGCTAGCGAGCATAAACTTCTCTTTGGTATAGTGCTAGGATTTGCGGCGTTTTTGACATTTGATATCACATTTTTGGGCGAGAATTTCTGCGTTTTTATCTGCCCTTACGCAAGGATTCAATCAACCATGCTTGACGAAGACTCGCTTGGCGTGATTTACGATGATATCAGAGGTGGCGCAGTTTATGACGAGCATAAAAATTTAATCTCAAACAAGCCTGCTAATGGGGATTGCACCGGCTGTCAGGCGTGCGTGAGGATCTGTCCGACACATATCGATATCCGCAAAGGCATGCAGTTAGAGTGCATAAACTGCCTAGAATGCGCCGACGCATGCTCAAATACAATGAGTAAGCTTGGCAAAGCTCCACTTATCAACTGGACGAGCCTAAATGCGCAAAAATCGCAAAGCAAGGTTAAATTTATGCGATTTCGCACGATTGGCTATATCGGCGTGCTAGCCGCTGCGCTAATCGGGCTAGTGGTGATGAGTGGCACGAAAGAGAGCATGCTTTTAAACATCAATCGCAACACCCAGCTCTATAAAATCGATTTCGACGATAACGGCGAAAAAATCGTCAAAAACAGCTATACATTTTTATTCGAAAACACCCACAGCGAACCGCACAGCTTCTTTTTTAGCGTAGATAACGAAAATATCAGCATTTCTCGTCCAGACGAGCCTGTGAAAGTAAGCCCCGGCAAAAAGGCAAAAATCATAGTCTCGCTTACAAGCAAGGCAAATTTGAGCCTAGAAAACGAGCACGATAATGTCGTTTTACCACTAATCATCAAAGCTTATGCGGTTGATGATGAAAAAATCAGCGTTACACGCGAGAGTGTATTTGTCTATCCGCAACAAAAATTTATCGATAGGAAGGATTAA
- a CDS encoding TetR/AcrR family transcriptional regulator gives MAQKSRYYKSQIRIEKIFEVATELFLQRGYDSVSLNDIVAISGGSLASIYKYFESKENLFLHVVEFHTQRLDKKLDNLLSLDENLAPQEYLSEFAPIYFDFIYSAENQKFLKNILLGTSKTFGSMLKNVSKIFLDTSTLAFPAGLSDYFRAHIDEFDSADPEYLARYFCFLLREPHFNRLIFFGEEPNLDKENFIKDRIKIFLHGVKKQ, from the coding sequence ATGGCACAAAAATCGAGGTATTATAAATCGCAAATTCGCATAGAAAAGATTTTCGAGGTGGCCACAGAGCTATTTTTACAGCGAGGATATGACAGCGTCAGCCTAAATGATATCGTCGCTATCAGCGGCGGCTCGCTTGCCTCGATTTACAAATATTTCGAAAGCAAGGAAAATCTATTTTTGCATGTGGTCGAATTTCACACCCAAAGGCTTGATAAAAAGCTGGATAATCTGCTTAGCTTAGACGAAAACCTCGCGCCACAGGAGTATTTGAGCGAATTTGCTCCGATTTATTTCGACTTTATTTATAGTGCCGAAAATCAAAAATTTCTAAAAAATATCCTGCTTGGAACCTCAAAAACCTTTGGTTCCATGCTAAAAAATGTCTCAAAAATCTTCTTAGATACCAGCACGCTTGCATTTCCAGCGGGGCTGAGCGATTATTTTAGGGCGCATATTGATGAGTTTGATAGTGCAGATCCTGAGTATTTGGCACGCTATTTTTGCTTTTTGCTTCGCGAACCGCACTTCAACCGCCTTATATTTTTCGGCGAAGAGCCAAATTTAGACAAAGAAAATTTCATAAAAGACCGCATTAAAATCTTTTTGCACGGCGTGAAAAAGCAATAA
- a CDS encoding flavodoxin: MKKILLFFLLFFFGCAGNAADTKVSQGFNMSGKKVLIAYFSRADENYQVGYIKKGNTEILAEYLAEFSGGELFKIETIAPYAKEYQAAIDFAKSEQKQKARPEIKPFDKNLADFDAVFLGFPTWWGDLPMGVFTFLEGQNFGDLPIFVFNTHEGSGLDRTISSVEKATKAKVLGYFSLYGSVAQNQREKAKTELKAWFDEISK; this comes from the coding sequence ATGAAAAAAATCCTACTTTTTTTTCTTTTATTTTTCTTTGGCTGTGCGGGAAATGCCGCTGACACAAAGGTTTCACAAGGATTTAATATGAGTGGTAAAAAGGTGCTAATCGCGTATTTTTCGCGCGCAGATGAGAATTATCAGGTGGGCTATATAAAGAAGGGAAACACTGAAATTTTGGCTGAGTATTTGGCTGAGTTTAGCGGCGGCGAACTCTTTAAAATCGAAACTATCGCGCCCTATGCCAAAGAGTATCAAGCCGCGATAGATTTTGCAAAAAGCGAACAAAAACAAAAAGCAAGACCCGAAATCAAGCCATTTGATAAAAATCTAGCCGATTTTGACGCCGTGTTTTTGGGCTTTCCTACTTGGTGGGGCGATTTGCCAATGGGTGTTTTCACATTTTTAGAGGGGCAAAATTTTGGAGATTTGCCAATTTTCGTCTTTAACACCCACGAGGGAAGTGGGCTAGATAGGACAATCAGCTCGGTCGAAAAAGCGACAAAAGCCAAGGTTTTGGGCTATTTTAGCCTGTATGGAAGCGTGGCGCAAAATCAAAGAGAGAAAGCCAAAACCGAGCTAAAAGCGTGGTTTGATGAGATTTCAAAATAA
- a CDS encoding DUF4405 domain-containing protein, with translation MKFNKKSFYWGAIFALVLCMNYKKFGEIAHEILGLILIFFALFHAFSRRKSLAKFRVRNALNFALLGSFLATFASAVFLSEHIFSFIDFGFGSDAAKNIHMFATHALFLLSATHLGLNFRIFANLLSVKFGKILQFCLFLALLAFGIYSFVDLHFYEYLFFKTGFGLENKNTFLFSSAEYLAIFAAVMLGVRAINLRFKF, from the coding sequence ATGAAATTTAATAAAAAATCGTTTTACTGGGGCGCGATTTTCGCCCTAGTTTTATGTATGAATTACAAAAAATTTGGCGAGATAGCGCATGAAATTTTGGGCTTAATCTTAATCTTTTTCGCCCTTTTTCACGCCTTTTCGCGTCGTAAAAGCTTAGCCAAATTTAGGGTGCGAAACGCCCTAAATTTCGCCCTTTTAGGCTCATTTTTAGCCACTTTTGCAAGCGCTGTTTTTCTTAGCGAGCATATTTTTTCTTTTATTGATTTTGGTTTTGGCTCGGACGCAGCCAAAAATATCCACATGTTTGCCACGCACGCGCTATTTTTGCTAAGTGCTACGCATTTGGGGCTAAATTTTAGAATTTTTGCAAATTTGCTTAGCGTGAAATTTGGTAAAATTTTGCAATTTTGCCTCTTTTTAGCTCTTTTGGCTTTTGGAATTTATTCGTTTGTGGATCTGCATTTTTACGAATATCTGTTTTTTAAAACCGGTTTTGGATTAGAAAACAAAAATACATTTTTATTCAGCAGTGCCGAATATTTGGCGATTTTTGCAGCTGTTATGCTAGGCGTAAGAGCGATAAATTTGAGATTTAAATTTTAG
- a CDS encoding Fe-S-containing hydro-lyase, with the protein MSEVKRITAPFDKDVVKSLKAGDNVLITGTIIAARDAAHKALTETLARGEKLPVNLAGETIYYLGPTPAKPGQAVGAAGPTTSGRMDKYTPTMINEVGINGMIGKGYRSDAVVEAMKKSGCVYMVAIGGAGALISQSIKKYEVLAYPELGPEAVARLTVEDFPAIVAIDCEGNNFYEVGQAPYKKI; encoded by the coding sequence ATGTCAGAAGTAAAAAGAATAACAGCTCCATTTGATAAAGATGTAGTAAAAAGCCTAAAAGCTGGTGATAATGTCCTAATCACAGGCACAATCATCGCAGCACGCGACGCTGCTCACAAGGCTTTGACTGAGACTTTGGCTCGTGGCGAGAAACTGCCTGTAAATTTAGCTGGCGAGACTATTTATTATCTTGGCCCAACACCTGCAAAACCAGGTCAAGCAGTAGGCGCAGCAGGCCCAACTACAAGCGGTCGTATGGATAAATACACTCCGACAATGATTAACGAAGTAGGCATTAACGGCATGATTGGTAAGGGTTATAGAAGCGACGCAGTAGTTGAAGCTATGAAAAAATCAGGTTGTGTTTATATGGTAGCTATCGGCGGAGCTGGCGCGCTAATTAGCCAAAGTATCAAAAAATACGAGGTTTTAGCTTACCCTGAGCTTGGCCCAGAGGCTGTGGCAAGACTAACAGTCGAGGATTTCCCAGCGATTGTCGCAATTGATTGCGAGGGAAACAACTTCTACGAAGTCGGTCAAGCACCATACAAAAAAATCTAA